The stretch of DNA CAGAACTATAATTTATTCTGGTGTATTCATTAGGAAAGCTTACTGACCATATCCCGCGCACAGGAATACCTTCCTTGTTAGTTTTGTCAATTCTGATTTGGGCAAAGGCAAAATTGACTATAAATGCTACCCCTATCAATAGTACGCTTTTCATAGAATACAACTTATTGCTACAAATATAGTATTTTTCTTTGAATGAAGCAAGTGTAATTTTTGAATACGTGGTAATTTTTAAGCTACGGAATAGGAAGGTTATTTATATATGCTTGATTATCAATTTTGAATGAGGTTAGTAGTTGGTAAGGGGGTGGGAGTGTTTTTTTTTGCGCCCCCGCGAAGCGGGGGCGCAAAAAACTGATTCCTGCGTGAGGCATGCGGAGGGCGTGCGTTAGCACGGTGCGGAGCGAAGCGCAGCACCGAAGCGAAAGCGCAGCCCGAAGCACGCCGACCTTGTGGGCATGAGCGCAAGCGAAACGCCCACAAGGGCACGCCCAAAAAAATAAAAATTATATCTCTTCCCAATCAATAATGTGGCGCATACGTGTCGAAATAGGTATCTCTACACCATTAACCATACGTACTACACTCTTTTGCTTTGTACTTATGACTTTGTCAATATGAGACTTGTTGACTAAATAAGATTGATGCGTTCTAATGAAGTGCTCTTTGAGTAGTTCAGCGTAGTACTTTAAGGTTTTAGCTACCATTACAGGATTCCTGTTTATGAAATAAATACGGGTATAATTGCTGTCTGCTTGCAAGTATAAAATTTCACGATAATAAACCTTAAACGCTTCTCGCCCTGAATGTACGATGATACTTTCTTCAGGTTCGTTAAAAGTATGTTTGAAATGCTCCATTTTCAATTTGTTGTAAAAATTGTTTCTCTCTATCTCTTCTACAGCATTTTGAATGGCTTGCTGAAATTCCTCAGTTTGAATAGGTTTGAGAATATAATCCACAGCAGAAAGCTTAATGGCTTTAACAGCATAATGGTCATAAGCAGTAATGAAGATAATTTGAAAGTCAGAAAAAGGTAAATTTTCTAATAGTTCAAAAGAAAGTTGGCTTTTAATTTGAATATCTAAAAGCAATAATTGAGGTCTGTGCTTTATGAGCAACTGCCTTGCTGTAAGAATATCAGAGGACTCATAAATGTTGAACTCAAACTCCTCTATCTGCTGTAGCTCATGTATAATGTGCTTACGGCTGAGGTGTTCGTCTTCTAATACTAATACATCAAATTTCTTTTTCATACGCCCTTGAATTGAAAAATTAAACGACACAAAGTCCCTGAACTAAACTTATTTGCAGGAAGAATTTCAAGATAATGCTGTGTTTTGTAAGTCTGGTTAATGATTTTTAATCTGTCCATAATGAGCTGAAGCCCTTTGGAGTGAGGTAAAATTTCTTTGGACATTCCTATACCGTTGTCCTCAATTTCTACAATTAACCTTTGTTTCTCAACATTTTCTATAAATCTAATCTCAATCTGTGGAGAAGGATAGTTTTCTGTGAAAGCGTGTTTAAAAATGTTTTCTACCAAAGGTTGCAGAATTAAAGAAGGAATGATAGGCTGTTGAAACATCATCTCGTCTTCTAATTGAAGAATAAATTCATATTTGATTTGGTTATTGTGTGCAATGTTTTCAAGATTAAGGTAATTTTTTAGAATAGCAATTTCTTCTTCTATGGAACAGAACTCCTGTTGGGAATACGTTAAAAATTTTCGGGTCAGGGAAGCAAAATCATTAAGGTAAGCTTTTGCCAAAGTATTCTGATTGCTCACCACAAGATACTGCAAGGATTGTAGACCATTGAAAATAAAATGTGGATTTAATCGCGATTGTACGGCTTGTAATTGATACTTTAAGGCTTGATTTTGCTGTTTTTCTTGAAAAGCTTTTTGCTTTTCCCGGCGAATGAGATGCTCCATGTAAATGAGCAAAAGGCTTATTAAACCTATAATCAGGGCAAATACTTTGAAGTTTTTATCTTTCCATATTGGCAAAACAAAGTGAACTTTGAGAACATCCTGGCGAATAGGATGATTTTCAACTAAACTTGTAATTTTAACTTGATACATTCCACTGTGAAAAAAAGGAATACTCAAAAACGCGTAAGGCGTAGTTTGAGTTTTACCTTCGCCCGTGATGCTGTATTGATAATTTATCTTGGTTCTGTATTTGATTGTTTTAGGGATAATACTGATTTGTAAGGAATTATCAGGATAGCGTATAATGATTTTATCCTCGTTTTGAGCATAATTAGTATTTTTTATTTTGTATTCAATTAGAATATTAGGCAAAGAATGTGTTAAGGCAGAAATAGGAGTATAGCTGTATCCTACGTCAGAAATAAAATGAAGTGTATCATTTTGTATGCGTATGTCGTATATGTTCAGGTTGTAAACATTTTGTACAGGTAAAGCCTGGCTTTGAGGACTATGCTCAGGTAAAATAAACAATCCTTTTATTGTGGCAATGTAAATTCGATTTTTGTGAATTTGAATTTTATTGATATCGTTGTTATTACCAATTTGAATTTGATGTAAGCAGTTCAATTGAGAGTCATAAACGTCAATACCTTTTTGATGCGCTAAATACAAATGTCTATTGACACTGTCATAGTAGGCAAACCGTATCTTGCTGCTTTTATATCTTTGTTTGAGTATTTCTTGTAATGAATCAGAATGAACAATATAAACATTATTGTAGGTGCAAAGTAAAGGCTTATCTTGCCATAGAATGATGTCAGCTATTCGCGGGCAGGAGAATTGCTTGAGTATTTTATGTGTTTTTTTATCCATCAAAACAACGGCATAGTAAGCCCCAATGACATAATACGGAAAGGAATTGACAAATGTCCGCTTTATCGTAAACTTTGTGCTAATGTACTGCGCAGTTTTGTTTTTGATATCACAGATAAAAAAGCCATCATCTCGGGTAATATAAACTTTGTTTCCGTCATCAGTAATGTTGAGAATTCTATTTAGCTTACCTGCTTCATAGTTTTTGGTAATTGCTTTGAAAGGTTGATGGTTAAGAAAAACCTCCCCTGTGTTAGTGCCATAGATTACATTTCCTTTGAAGAGATGCAGCTTTCTAACTTGTTGTACTGCGGCTCGGTCTATGAAAGGTGAGGTCCTAAGGTTAAGATTAGGAATGAGATAAATTTCTCCACTAAAAGTAGTAATCCATACGGTATTTTCGCTATCTAAAAAGATATTTGTGGCAAAAATATCGGGCAAAATGCATTCTACTTTTTTACCTTGTACTTGGAAAAGTCCTTGTTGAGTACCTACGATAATTTCGTTTTGTAAGGGTAAAATTGTATAAATAACCGTGTTCGGTTTTACAGTAAGGACTTCTTGGGTTTGTAGATTAATGTCTATTACGCAAAGTTTATCTTTAAAGAAACTGTATAAATGGGCATCTATCAATGGTGTTTGCTTGT from Bacteroidia bacterium encodes:
- a CDS encoding LytTR family DNA-binding domain-containing protein — translated: MKKKFDVLVLEDEHLSRKHIIHELQQIEEFEFNIYESSDILTARQLLIKHRPQLLLLDIQIKSQLSFELLENLPFSDFQIIFITAYDHYAVKAIKLSAVDYILKPIQTEEFQQAIQNAVEEIERNNFYNKLKMEHFKHTFNEPEESIIVHSGREAFKVYYREILYLQADSNYTRIYFINRNPVMVAKTLKYYAELLKEHFIRTHQSYLVNKSHIDKVISTKQKSVVRMVNGVEIPISTRMRHIIDWEEI
- a CDS encoding histidine kinase; this encodes MFVVIKARSDIPLVIPFEYTNQIRNTQIYDIAELDKEIYISTSKGLFKYNGQELIHFSTADGLKDDEVFNLQVHQDTLWFCSIMGRLFFLPKNQRIIQEYTAVKEYIKTFFWHNNYLYYANNRSELHVWNVKNKTQQYIGLLPSILDYKVKQSKLFLLHTEFEYSILDLNVKKLIKKPSKSISNGYSVPIRNKQTPLIDAHLYSFFKDKLCVIDINLQTQEVLTVKPNTVIYTILPLQNEIIVGTQQGLFQVQGKKVECILPDIFATNIFLDSENTVWITTFSGEIYLIPNLNLRTSPFIDRAAVQQVRKLHLFKGNVIYGTNTGEVFLNHQPFKAITKNYEAGKLNRILNITDDGNKVYITRDDGFFICDIKNKTAQYISTKFTIKRTFVNSFPYYVIGAYYAVVLMDKKTHKILKQFSCPRIADIILWQDKPLLCTYNNVYIVHSDSLQEILKQRYKSSKIRFAYYDSVNRHLYLAHQKGIDVYDSQLNCLHQIQIGNNNDINKIQIHKNRIYIATIKGLFILPEHSPQSQALPVQNVYNLNIYDIRIQNDTLHFISDVGYSYTPISALTHSLPNILIEYKIKNTNYAQNEDKIIIRYPDNSLQISIIPKTIKYRTKINYQYSITGEGKTQTTPYAFLSIPFFHSGMYQVKITSLVENHPIRQDVLKVHFVLPIWKDKNFKVFALIIGLISLLLIYMEHLIRREKQKAFQEKQQNQALKYQLQAVQSRLNPHFIFNGLQSLQYLVVSNQNTLAKAYLNDFASLTRKFLTYSQQEFCSIEEEIAILKNYLNLENIAHNNQIKYEFILQLEDEMMFQQPIIPSLILQPLVENIFKHAFTENYPSPQIEIRFIENVEKQRLIVEIEDNGIGMSKEILPHSKGLQLIMDRLKIINQTYKTQHYLEILPANKFSSGTLCRLIFQFKGV